One window from the genome of Alnus glutinosa chromosome 13, dhAlnGlut1.1, whole genome shotgun sequence encodes:
- the LOC133854982 gene encoding ribose-phosphate pyrophosphokinase 1, translated as MATAAASVTLPCPSSSAASASSSSAAASSSLFSRSCSLGHRRFVSYDSRSRAHSPNSIKCDLAEPFKNVNGKPIVPILNERTLPKFLETARMEKTVNRTSTRLKLFSGTANPALSQEIAWYMGLELGKINIKRFADGEIYIQLQESVRGCDVYLIQPTCPPANENLMELLVMIDACRRASAKTITAVIPYFGYARADRKTQGRESIAAKLVANLITEAGANRVLACDLHSGQSMGYFDIPVDHVYAQPVILDYLASKTISSQDLVVVSPDVGGVARARAFAKKLSDAPLAIVDKRRQGHNVAEVMNLIGDVKGKVAVMMDDMIDTAGTIAKGAALLHEEGAREVYACCTHAVLSPPAIERLSSGLFQEVIITNTIPVEEKNYFPQLTVLSVANLLGETIWRVHDDCSVSSIFQ; from the exons ATGGCTACTGCTGCTGCCTCGGTGACTCTGCCGTGTCCTTCTTCTTCTGCTGCTTCTGCTTCGTCGTCGTCTGCGGCGGCGTCTTCGTCGCTGTTCTCTCGGAGCTGCTCTCTCGGCCACAGACGGTTTGTCTCCTACGACTCTCGCTCGCGAGCTCACTCTCCTAACAGCATC AAATGTGATCTCGCAGAACCGTTCAAAAATGTAAATGGGAAGCCAATTGTTCCCATCCTTAACGAGCGGACGCTACCCAAGTTTTTGGAAACGGCACGCATGGAGAAAACGGTCAACAGGACTAGTACCAGGCTCAAGCTATTTTCTGGCACTGCAAATCCTGCACTTTCTCAG GAAATTGCTTGGTACATGGGCCTGGAACTTGGAAAGATCAATATAAAGCGATTTGCTGATGGTGAAATATATATTCAGTTGCAAGAGAGTGTCAGAGGATGTGATGTATACCTAATACAGCCTACCTGCCCTCCCGCAAATGAGAATCTCATGGAGCTTTTAGTAATGATAGATGCTTGTCGTAGAGCATCGGCCAAAACCATTACTGCAGTGATTCCATATTTTGGATATGCCAGAGCTGACAGAAAG aCTCAAGGGCGTGAATCAATTGCAGCCAAACTAGTTGCGAACCTTATCACAGAGGCAGGTGCAAACCGTGTTCTAGCTTGTGACCTTCATTCTGGGCAGTCCATGGGTTACTTTGATATTCCGGTGGATCATGTATATGCTCAG CCTGTGATTCTTGATTATCTTGCCAGCAAGACGATTAGTTCTCAAGATTTGGTTGTGGTTTCCCCTGATGTTGGTGGGGTAGCCAGGGCACGTGCTTTTGCAAAAAAATTATCTGATGCGCCTCTAGCCATTGTGGACAAAAGGCGTCAGGGACATAACGTTGCTGAG GTGATGAATCTGATTGGAGATGTGAAAGGAAAAGTTGCAGTTATGATGGATGACATGATTGACACTGCTG GGACGATTGCTAAAGGTGCAGCTCTTTTACATGAAGAGGGGGCCAGGGAGGTCTATGCATGCTGCACTCACGCTGTTTTGAG TCCTCCTGCAATTGAGAGATTGTCAAGCGGCCTGTTTCAAGAGGTGATTATTACAAACACGATTCCAGTTGAAGAGAAGAACTACTTCCCCCAGTTGACTGTTCTTTCAGTAGCAAACCTGTTGGGTGAAACTATTTGGCGTGTTCATGATGATTGTTCAGTGAGTAGCATTTTCCAATGA
- the LOC133854506 gene encoding peroxidase 20 encodes MEVMRIFMVALVLALHGTETLSSVDHGPLAVDYYKESCPLVEDIVRRSVQTAVFKDPRMAASLLRLHFHDCFVMGCDGSVLLDSEGSIVSEKGAGPNVNSLRGFEVIDEIKYLLEEACPYTVSCADILAIAARDAVVLGGGPGWDVSLGRRDSMKASFSGANQLIPAPNSSLETLVANFQQHGLDVSDLVALSGSHTIGKARCLSFRQRAHDVSTQDHDPYKRYTSFRRILRSICPKSGKDNKSAPLDFTTPARFDNHYYLNILQGEGLLGSDDVLVTQDHGGEIKAQVWAYASNQHLFFAGFAKSMVKMGNINVLTGNDGEIRRNCRFLNS; translated from the exons ATGGAGGTTATGAGAATATTCATGGTTGCCCTTGTTTTGGCTTTGCATGGCACTGAAACCCTGAGTAGTGTTGATCATGGGCCTCTAGCCGTTGACTATTACAAAGAAAGCTGCCCCTTAGTGGAAGATATTGTGAGACGCAGTGTTCAAACTGCTGTGTTTAAAGATCCTCGAATGGCTGCCTCCCTCCTCCGCTTGCATTTCCATGATTGCTTTGTCATG GGGTGCGATGGTTCGGTTCTTTTGGACAGTGAGGGGAGCATAGTGAGTGAAAAGGGAGCTGGGCCAAACGTGAACTCCCTGCGTGGATTTGAGGTGATTGATGAGATAAAGTATCTCTTGGAAGAAGCCTGTCCTTACACTGTTTCATGTGCTGATATTCTTGCCATTGCTGCTCGTGATGCTGTTGTCCTG gGAGGTGGGCCAGGATGGGATGTGTCGCTAGGCAGAAGAGATTCAATGAAAGCAAGCTTCAGTGGTGCGAACCAGTTAATCCCTGCTCCCAATTCCTCTCTGGAGACTCTCGTTGCCAATTTTCAACAACATGGCCTCGATGTGTCAGATTTGGTTGCTTTATCGG GTAGCCATACAATAGGAAAGGCAAGGTGCTTAAGCTTCAGGCAAAGGGCGCATGATGTGAGCACCCAAGATCATGATCCTTACAAGAGATACACAAGCTTCCGAAGAATCCTACGGTCCATATGCCCAAAATCAGGAAAGGACAACAAGTCTGCACCGCTTGATTTCACTACCCCAGCAAGGTTTGACAACCACTACTACCTTAACATTCTCCAGGGAGAAGGTTTGTTGGGATCTGATGATGTTCTGGTGACCCAAGATCATGGGGGGGAGATAAAAGCCCAGGTGTGGGCTTATGCCTCTAATCAACACCTTTTCTTTGCTGGATTTGCCAAATCTATGGTCAAGATGGGTAACATCAATGTACTCACTGGAAATGATGGAGAAATCAGGAGGAATTGTAGGTTTCTCAATTCCTAG
- the LOC133853776 gene encoding tobamovirus multiplication protein 2B: MATSTTGGNSREGTAKATVADQISQTVQSTSNLLHLMQQSSASQAQLIKLPKNLLAKTSTIKNTGQVLEQMPRVISSLDAHMETGLRSVPHLQTVIQLLANMESCQINSLSQAHLSQEEHELVKPSKIP; this comes from the exons ATGGCAACTTCAACGACCGGTGGGAATAGCAGAGAAGGCACGGCCAAAGCCACGGTGGCCGATCAGATCTCCCAGACTGTTCAGTCCACTTCCAATCTCCTCCATCTCATGCAACAATCCTCTGCTTCCCAG GCCCAACTGATAAAGCTTCCAAAGAACCTTTTGGCAAAAACCTCTACAATCAAGAATACTGGGCAA GTGTTAGAGCAGATGCCTCGAGTCATTTCATCCTTGGATGCACATATGGAGACTGGGTTACGAAG tgtTCCTCATCTCCAAACTGTGATCCAGTTGCTTGCAAATATGGAAAGCTGCCAGAttaattctctctctcaagctcaTCTTTCTCAAGAG GAACATGAATTGGTAAAACCTTCGAAGATTCCTTAG